In Mytilus galloprovincialis chromosome 1, xbMytGall1.hap1.1, whole genome shotgun sequence, the following are encoded in one genomic region:
- the LOC143042502 gene encoding sex peptide receptor-related protein 2-like encodes MNFSEDYGFINATPYNPCYVIINSTHVYDICGEQPIRPCILGNESKIYSNSTLPEYNNSVVIRTLFLVILVPAILGIILTIIVLSRKHMCTSTNCYLISLSVADLGFLILLSTKWLETEVSDYLTFDIYYRYAQIFIDTFLMASIWITVMLAIERYIAICHSLRANVICTVRRAVIINAAVFFISFACRIPNFFEYSIKTGWSEYECIDKKYIDWTRLGRNTNYKIVYAWVFDCILCATVPFLALVYLNMRLILEIRKSTHYLMDTLGNDSNLSNVLGREQRRVTLMLISIVIVFFICQAPYVSISAYQSIKRYSMAGLTFHAINTGRDITIFLLAFKSALNFILYCWFSEKFWDTFKKELCRKVCIFFKRNRDMFSSRTNSDTHHNSTHNKSLRKSSAPAVKEVSVQMRDVHS; translated from the coding sequence ATGAATTTCAGCGAAGATTACGGATTTATTAATGCGACTCCCTATAATCCATGCTATGTCATCATTAACTCCACTCATGTCTACGATATATGTGGAGAGCAACCGATACGACCGTGTATACTCGGAAATGAATCGAAGATATACAGTAACTCAACACTACCGGAATACAATAACAGTGTAGTCATCCGGACATTATTTCTTGTAATACTGGTCCCTGCTATTTTGGGTATCATCTTAACCATTATCGTTCTAAGCCGGAAACACATGTGCACATCTACAAATTGTTATCTGATATCACTATCAGTGGCAGATTTGGGCTTTCTTATTTTACTGTCTACAAAATGGCTAGAAACGGAAGTTTCGGACTATTTAACTTTCGATATTTATTATAGATACGCGCAAATTTTTATCGATACATTCCTAATGGCTTCCATTTGGATTACTGTGATGCTTGCAATAGAACGATACATAGCTATATGCCACTCACTCAGAGCTAATGTAATATGTACAGTAAGACGAGCCGTAATAATCAATGCAGCAGTCTTCTTTATTTCATTTGCATGCAGAATTCCGAATTTCTTCGAATACAGTATAAAAACGGGGTGGTCTGAATATGAATGTATAGATAAAAAGTATATTGATTGGACTCGACTTGGCAGAAACACTAACTACAAAATAGTATATGCTTGGGTGTTTGACTGTATCTTGTGTGCTACAGTTCCATTTTTGGCACTGGTGTATTTAAATATGAGACTGATTCTGGAAATAAGAAAATCTACTCATTACCTGATGGATACATTAGGAAACGATTCTAACCTTTCTAATGTACTAGGAAGAGAACAAAGGCGTGTAACTCTCATGTTGATCAGTATAGTCATAGTGTTTTTTATTTGTCAAGCACCATACGTCAGTATTTCAGCTTACCAGAGTATCAAACGTTACAGCATGGCAGGTTTAACCTTCCATGCCATCAACACGGGCCGTGATATAACTATATTTTTGTTAGCGTTCAAATCTGCACTTAACTTTATTCTTTATTGTTGGTTCAGTGAGAAGTTTTGGGATACGTTCAAGAAAGAACTGTGCAGGAAAGTGTGTATCTTTTTTAAACGGAATCGAGATATGTTCAGCAGCAGGACTAACTCTGATACTCACCATAACTCAACACACAACAAATCGTTACGTAAAAGTTCAGCTCCTGCAGTTAAAGAGGTATCTGTGCAAATGAGAGATGTTCACTCTTAG